In Saccharicrinis fermentans DSM 9555 = JCM 21142, a genomic segment contains:
- the yihA gene encoding ribosome biogenesis GTP-binding protein YihA/YsxC, producing MRITKAAFLTSSSKPNQCPDADRPEYAFIGRSNVGKSSLINMLCNNSTLAKTSSTPGKTQLINHFTIDNQWYLVDLPGYGYAKASKTQRKEFKLLIDNYLRHRSNLMCLFILVDSRHKPQKVDLEFMHQMGVWGIPFVIVFTKMDKLKASEKESNIENYKKALLEDWEELPEIFVTSAEKAEGRDEILNFIEQVNEQW from the coding sequence ATGCGAATTACAAAAGCTGCGTTTCTTACTTCCAGTTCCAAGCCTAACCAGTGTCCCGATGCTGATAGGCCCGAATATGCTTTTATTGGCAGATCCAACGTAGGCAAGTCATCGTTGATTAACATGCTGTGCAACAATAGCACACTGGCCAAAACCTCATCAACACCAGGTAAAACACAATTAATCAATCACTTTACTATAGACAACCAATGGTATTTGGTAGACTTGCCTGGCTATGGCTATGCCAAGGCCTCCAAAACACAACGTAAAGAATTTAAACTTTTAATTGACAATTACCTTCGTCACCGTTCCAACCTGATGTGTCTATTTATATTGGTAGACAGCAGACACAAGCCCCAGAAAGTTGATTTGGAGTTTATGCACCAAATGGGAGTTTGGGGAATTCCATTTGTTATCGTTTTTACCAAAATGGACAAATTAAAAGCCTCAGAAAAGGAATCCAACATAGAAAACTATAAAAAAGCCTTATTAGAAGACTGGGAAGAATTACCCGAAATATTTGTCACCTCAGCCGAAAAAGCAGAGGGTAGAGATGAAATTTTGAATTTTATTGAGCAAGTAAATGAACAATGGTAA